From the genome of Rathayibacter sp. VKM Ac-2804:
AGGCCTCCCAGGCCTTCGCCGCCCATCTCAAGACCGAGTACCTGAACAAGGGCAGGCTCGGCACCGCCACCGGCGAGGGCTTCTACCGCTACTGATCCGCCCCGGCGACCGCTGCGCGAGCGGTGGTCGATCCAGAGCGAAGGGACGCCCGCAGACATGCTGGTCGAGTAGCCCCGCAGGGGCGTATCGAGACCCGGCGTCCTCGGCAGGGCGGTCTGCAGAATCATCTTCAGGCGCGGGTGGATCTCGATGCGCCCGCTGCGCGGGCTACTCGATCAGCAAGGGGGCCAACGACGAAGGGCCCCCGACCGCGAGGTCGAGGGCCCTTCGGAGGCGGGAGGCCGGAGCCTACTTGCCGAAGTTCTTGTAGCGCGAGTTGAACTTCTCGACGCGGCCGGCCGAGTCCATGATGCGCTGCTTGCCCGTGTAGAACGGGTGCGAGGCGGACGAGATCTCGACGTCGATGACGGGGTACGTGACGCCGTCGAGCTCGATCGTCTTGCTGCTGGTCGCCGTCGAGCGGGTGAGGAAGGTCTCACCGGAGGCGAGGTCGCGGAACACGATGGCCTCGTACTTGGGGTGGATGTCGGTCTGCATGATCGTGTCCTGTCGCTTGTGGTCCTGAACCGCGCCTGTCGTCGACGGGTGCGGGTGGATGAGTGGCGGGCGCACCGCGAACGGGCCCGAACCAGCTATCGAGAATAGCAGACGGCCGGCGTCGCGGGGAGGTGCGGCACGCGATCGGACGAGCCCGCCCTCAGCGGGCGCGGGCCGAGTAGCGCCCGTTCTCGTGGGTCAGCGCGATGTCGAGCCCGAACGCGTCGGCGAGGGTCGCCTCCGTGAGCGCCTCGGCCAGCGGTCCGGCGGCGACGACGGCGCCGTCGCGGAGCAGCAGCGCGTGCGTGAAGCCGGCGGGGATCTCCTCGACGTGGTGGGTCACCATCACGATCGCCGGCGAGGCCGGGTCCTGCGCGAAGCCGCCGAGCAGCTGCACGAGCTCCTCACGGGCGCCGAGGTCGAGGCTGCCGGCCGGCTCGTCGAGCAGCAGCAGCTCGGGGTCGGTCATGATCGCGCGGGCGATCTGGACGCGCTTCTGCTCGCCGTCGGAGAGGGTGCCGAAGGTGCGGTCCGCGAGGTGGTC
Proteins encoded in this window:
- a CDS encoding type B 50S ribosomal protein L31, with the translated sequence MQTDIHPKYEAIVFRDLASGETFLTRSTATSSKTIELDGVTYPVIDVEISSASHPFYTGKQRIMDSAGRVEKFNSRYKNFGK